The following coding sequences are from one Panicum hallii strain FIL2 chromosome 5, PHallii_v3.1, whole genome shotgun sequence window:
- the LOC112892672 gene encoding acidic leucine-rich nuclear phosphoprotein 32-related protein-like yields LETLSVLLVVTSRPLLPRLCLRTLPPPLRSRSAAPSAVAPFPRPIRSNPRSIKRAAITTSITTPSRTYSTTQHLLSPPDEPRHRRRAKFRPNLILLRRRIRVPEIKPEVEVEADERATEMVGKKAVAAKKAAEADEVVDGEEEGEVAADGEDDGEDAVDGEEDGDEDDEGEGEEDDEEEDVQGEEKEAAGVIEISDEDDDDNGEAASGDGDDDDDDDNDDGEDDQEEELGTEYLVQPLGRAEDEEYSSDFEPQENGDGSEDEEIDKEDDADDGEDSVKVQSSAKRKRSGDDDDEGDDDGDDDDDGRPPSK; encoded by the exons TTGGAGACGCTCTCCGTGCTTTTAGTTGTCACATCACGTCCCCTGTTGCCTCGCCTATGCCTGCGcacactgccgccgccgctgcggagCCGCTCGGCCGCGCCGAGCGCCGTCGCCCCTTTCCCGCGTCCGATTCGCAGCAACCCGCGATCAATCAAGCGTGCAGCCATCACCACGAGCATCACCACGCCGAGCCGCACCTACTCCACCACCCAGCATCTTCTTTCGCCACCTGACGagccccgccaccgccgccgggcTAAATTCCGGCCAAATCTAATCCTTCTCCGCCGTCG AATTCGTGTGCCTGAGATCAAGCcagaggtggaggtggaggcggaCGAGCGGGCGACGGAGATGGTCGGCAAGAAGGCAGTGGCCGCCAagaaggcggcggaggcggatgAGGTGGTGGACGGCGAAGAGGAGGGGGAGGTGGCTGCCGATGGGGAGGATGACGGGGAGGATGCAGTCGATGGGGAGGAAGATGGCGACGAGGATGATGAGGGAGAGGGCGAGGAGGACGATGAGGAAGAGGATGTGCAGGGGGaggagaaggaggcggcgggggtCATAGAGATCTCCGACGAGGATGACGATGACAATGGGGAGGCGGCGAGCGGTGACGGcgatgatgacgatgacgacgacAACGATGATGGTGAAGACGACCAGGAG GAGGAACTGGGAACAGAGTATCTGGTCCAGCCTCTAGGTCGGGCTGAAGACGAAGAGTACTCCAGCGACTTTGAGCCGCAAGAAAATGGTGATGGCAGCGAGGATGAGGAGATTGACAAAGAAGATGATGCTGATGATGGTGAGGATTCTGTGAAGGTGCAGTCCTCTGCAAAGAGGAAGAGGTCAGGTGATGATGACGACGAGGGGGATGATGATggtgacgacgacgatgatgggAGGCCACCATCAAAGTGA